In Burkholderia sp. WP9, a genomic segment contains:
- a CDS encoding putative holin has translation MATYPVACLAAPVLIGSLKGGVAFVASHMLNDFERVLGVACGALLYLTRSHETTTWRKAIYFVVSLLGGNFLARRIVFNWPQVEPWLAGFIASAALVTFTILALDWSERHVEPTLDRLYAWVVKRLLKG, from the coding sequence ATGGCTACTTATCCTGTTGCTTGTCTCGCCGCTCCGGTATTGATTGGAAGCTTGAAGGGCGGTGTCGCCTTCGTCGCGTCGCACATGCTCAACGACTTCGAACGGGTATTGGGCGTTGCCTGCGGAGCGCTCCTGTATCTGACGCGTTCGCATGAGACCACGACGTGGCGCAAGGCGATCTATTTCGTCGTGTCGCTCCTGGGCGGCAATTTTCTCGCGCGACGGATCGTCTTCAACTGGCCGCAGGTCGAACCGTGGCTAGCCGGGTTCATTGCGAGCGCGGCGCTCGTGACGTTCACGATTCTCGCGCTCGACTGGAGTGAGCGCCACGTCGAGCCGACTCTGGACCGTTTGTACGCGTGGGTCGTCAAACGGCTTCTCAAAGGATGA